Genomic segment of Kibdelosporangium phytohabitans:
CCCGCGGCGTCGTCGGACTCCGCGACGTAGACCTTGGCCGCTCCGTACGCGCCGAGCGCGTCCTTGACCTTGCCCGCGGTCCCCGGTGCGCCGACCACGACGGCCGACGGCTCACCGAGCCTGCGGGCCAGCGTGAGCAGCTCGTACGTGACCTTCTTGACCTCGCCGTCGAGTTCGTCGACGAGGACCAGAACCTCTGCCATGACTTAGTTCTCCTCCTCGACGGGTCTCAGATGAGTTTCTGCGACACGAGGTACTCGGCGATCTTGCTGCCGCCGTCGCCCTCGTCGGTGATCTGCTGACCGGCCGCGCGCGGCGGCTTCGGCGAGGACTCGAGCACGGTCGTGGCCGCGTTGGCCAGGCCGACCTCGCCCGCGTCGATGCCGAGGTCGGCGATCGTGAGCGTGGTGACCGGCTTCTTCTTGGCGGCCATGATGCCCTTGAAGGACGGGTAGCGCGGGTCGTTGATCTTCTCGCCGACGCTGATCACCGCGGGCAGGCTCGCTTCGAGGAACGTGCGGCCGGTGTCGGTCTCCCGCTCCACCTTCACGCTGCTGCCGTCGATCTCGACCTTGCGGGCGTGGGTGAGCTGGGGAAGGCCGAGCAGTTCGGCGAGCATCGCCGGGATCGCGCCGCCGACGCCGTCGGTCGACTCGTTGCCCGCGATGACCAGGTCGAATCCCTCGACCGTGCCGATCGCCTTGGCGAGCACCTTGGCGGTCTGGATGATGTCGGCGCCGTGCAGCGACTCGTCGCTGACGTGCACCGCCTTGTCAGCGCCCATCGAGAGGGCTTTGCGGATCGCGTCGGTGGCCCGCTCGGGCCCGACGGTCAGCACCGTCACCTCGCCGCCCTGCGCCTCTTTGATCTGCAGGGCCTCTTCCACGGCGCGCTCGTTGATCTCGTCGAGCACGGCGTCCGCCGACGCACGGTCCAAAGTGTGGTCAGCGCTCGCGAGCTTGCGCTCCGAGTAGGTGTCAGGCACC
This window contains:
- a CDS encoding electron transfer flavoprotein subunit beta/FixA family protein; translated protein: MPNIVVLVKQVPDTYSERKLASADHTLDRASADAVLDEINERAVEEALQIKEAQGGEVTVLTVGPERATDAIRKALSMGADKAVHVSDESLHGADIIQTAKVLAKAIGTVEGFDLVIAGNESTDGVGGAIPAMLAELLGLPQLTHARKVEIDGSSVKVERETDTGRTFLEASLPAVISVGEKINDPRYPSFKGIMAAKKKPVTTLTIADLGIDAGEVGLANAATTVLESSPKPPRAAGQQITDEGDGGSKIAEYLVSQKLI